A genomic segment from Haloarchaeobius salinus encodes:
- a CDS encoding TetR/AcrR family transcriptional regulator: MEDDTATEILEATYRALCRHGYANLTLEDIADEADRSKAAIHYYYDSKGNLFIEFLDFLYERYTARLPAVDGGTPREQLFAVFETVLTNEAAPPGQELRTALLEAKAQAPYDDAIQTRLTEFDVVLFERLRDILAAGVTTGDFAETVDPAVDAEFLVTAITGAHTRRVAVDYPSEKLHATVIRYAEQHLVADELSEAAH, translated from the coding sequence ATGGAGGACGACACAGCGACCGAGATCCTGGAGGCAACGTATCGTGCCCTCTGCCGACACGGATACGCGAACCTCACCCTGGAAGATATCGCCGACGAGGCAGACCGAAGCAAAGCCGCCATCCACTACTACTACGACAGCAAGGGGAACCTCTTCATCGAGTTCCTCGACTTTCTGTACGAACGGTACACTGCACGACTTCCGGCGGTCGACGGTGGCACCCCGCGAGAGCAACTGTTCGCGGTCTTCGAGACCGTCCTCACGAACGAAGCCGCGCCGCCTGGCCAGGAACTCCGCACTGCACTACTGGAGGCGAAGGCGCAAGCGCCGTACGACGACGCCATCCAGACACGGCTGACGGAGTTCGATGTGGTGCTGTTCGAACGGCTACGGGATATCCTCGCGGCTGGCGTGACGACCGGTGACTTCGCCGAAACCGTCGACCCGGCTGTCGACGCCGAGTTCCTCGTGACGGCCATCACGGGGGCTCACACACGACGCGTTGCCGTGGACTACCCGTCGGAGAAGCTCCACGCCACGGTGATACGGTACGCCGAGCAGCATCTAGTCGCCGACGAGCTATCGGAGGCAGCCCACTGA
- a CDS encoding TetR/AcrR family transcriptional regulator, with the protein MGEPSERTFTDAERAIMEATYRALREHGYANLTIKRIADEYGKSTAAVHYYYETKDELLAAFLDYLLDRFADSIHDIETTDPEERLELLLDELLVRPQENPDLSIALLEMRSQAPYKEAFSERFQQNDEYIRYTLKAVINHGIDEGVFADVDADYVTRSLMTIADGARTRAVVLDDLEALETGRETAREYVDRALRQ; encoded by the coding sequence ATGGGCGAACCATCGGAGCGTACCTTCACGGACGCCGAACGAGCGATCATGGAGGCGACCTATCGGGCACTTCGGGAACACGGGTACGCCAACCTCACGATCAAGCGGATCGCAGACGAGTACGGGAAGTCCACGGCCGCAGTGCATTACTACTACGAGACCAAGGACGAACTCCTCGCAGCCTTCCTCGACTACCTCCTCGATCGGTTCGCCGACTCGATACACGACATCGAGACGACCGACCCGGAAGAACGGCTGGAACTGCTGCTCGACGAGCTCCTCGTCAGACCGCAGGAGAACCCCGACCTCTCCATCGCGCTGCTGGAGATGCGGAGTCAAGCCCCCTACAAGGAGGCGTTCAGTGAGCGCTTCCAGCAGAACGACGAGTACATCCGATACACACTCAAGGCCGTGATCAATCACGGAATCGACGAGGGCGTGTTCGCCGACGTCGACGCCGACTACGTCACCCGTTCACTGATGACGATTGCGGACGGGGCCCGGACCCGAGCAGTGGTGTTGGACGATCTCGAAGCCCTCGAGACCGGTCGGGAGACCGCACGCGAATACGTCGACAGGGCGCTTCGGCAGTAG
- a CDS encoding transposase produces MSSSTNALQDVASVDDFLNVAATETVPLFEHLEFEFLLEYDVFAPSRRGRTRVHQPPDLFCGFLHCYYKDIYGTRPVARELQNGLVWYYCGLDKPPSRDTIDRFLTDLEHVIDDVFDRLVEQAAARGLLDSTYSIDSTHVEPIQYNDAASWNYDPTAEEYYYGFGCTIVSTGAKIPIAAEFTQAKQADQETAMRVTRDALAVDTPIWMLGDSAYDILELHDRLLVAGVVPIATYNPRNTDDPKDIEYRIEDRIEEHSEDVQLEQSILDETYNNRTGVERTNDAVKDCGLGHVRARGHVHARTEVFLALCLRLVVVITNFERGDDLGREKLTL; encoded by the coding sequence GTGTCCAGCAGTACCAACGCCCTGCAAGACGTAGCTTCGGTAGACGACTTCTTGAATGTCGCGGCCACCGAGACAGTACCGCTGTTTGAGCACCTTGAGTTCGAGTTTCTGCTGGAGTACGACGTGTTCGCCCCCTCAAGGCGGGGGCGAACACGAGTCCATCAGCCACCAGACCTCTTTTGCGGCTTTCTGCACTGCTATTACAAGGACATCTACGGAACGCGTCCGGTTGCACGAGAACTCCAGAACGGTCTCGTTTGGTACTACTGTGGACTCGACAAACCGCCATCCAGAGACACGATTGACCGGTTTCTCACCGACCTCGAACACGTTATCGACGATGTCTTCGACAGGCTCGTCGAGCAGGCCGCCGCCCGCGGCCTGCTCGACTCGACGTACTCTATCGATTCGACACACGTTGAGCCGATCCAGTACAACGACGCGGCGTCATGGAACTACGATCCAACGGCTGAAGAGTACTACTACGGCTTCGGCTGTACGATTGTCTCGACCGGTGCAAAGATACCGATTGCAGCGGAGTTCACACAGGCCAAGCAAGCGGATCAGGAGACGGCGATGCGCGTCACGCGTGACGCGCTCGCCGTCGATACACCCATCTGGATGCTTGGAGACAGTGCCTACGACATCCTCGAATTGCACGACCGCCTGCTGGTCGCAGGCGTCGTGCCAATCGCCACATACAACCCGCGAAACACTGACGACCCGAAAGACATCGAGTACAGGATCGAAGACCGAATTGAGGAACACAGCGAGGACGTTCAGCTGGAACAATCTATCTTGGACGAGACGTACAATAACCGGACAGGAGTCGAACGAACCAACGACGCAGTCAAGGACTGCGGCCTCGGGCACGTCCGCGCCCGAGGCCACGTCCACGCACGAACAGAAGTATTCCTTGCGCTGTGTCTCCGACTCGTCGTTGTAATTACCAACTTCGAACGAGGAGATGATCTTGGACGTGAGAAGCTGACGCTATGA
- a CDS encoding HalOD1 output domain-containing protein has protein sequence MDERVTQQIIEAIADVEGVEPENLHNVLEDEVSTDAIRELVNHSSNSWRLQFETRNHIIQVMGNNTILVDGKQKRASF, from the coding sequence ATGGATGAAAGGGTTACTCAGCAAATTATTGAAGCAATAGCTGATGTTGAAGGGGTAGAACCCGAGAACTTGCATAATGTTCTCGAAGACGAGGTTTCTACGGATGCGATAAGAGAATTGGTCAACCACAGCAGTAATTCGTGGCGACTTCAGTTTGAGACGCGAAATCACATTATACAGGTGATGGGAAACAACACTATTCTCGTTGACGGCAAGCAAAAACGAGCGTCCTTCTGA
- a CDS encoding PAS domain S-box protein — protein sequence MNLSGTALQAVIDQSPDGLVVLGREAGRVEDCNSRFADLVGSECQSLRGRALAEIVEQRSSPSSSLFGELQALADSGATTGWVLRTDAGGAVSVEVRVAAVEATAGEDPRYFVVRTTATTDTEAMSRKLQAIDTAPIGISLSDPGQPDNPLVYVNEGFEELTGYSESDVVGRNCRFLQGEGTAREPAARLRRGIDAEEPVTVELRNYRQDGSEFWNRVTVAPVRSDDGTVSSFVGFQQDITEQKRYEQQLGLTSELLETVPSGVFRTTPDPEGTFEYLNPGLVSLLGAESDDQLAGRSVVEFYAEPSDREDLIAALYDADSNQVKREEQLLTVDGETIDVAVTASLYQDDDGTDHIHKVAQDITERKEYERRLEAQRDDLEMLNEILRHDIRNDLQLVTAYAESLASHVDDSGMELLRTVQETASHAVELTLTARNMSEVMLSAEENTEPVDLQRTLERAVEDARTEYTDAEVTLEESVPRVSVEGNDLLGSVFRNLLANAVEHNAKVVPEVHVSVTERAEAVRVNVADDGPGIPDDRKDAVFGKGEKGLGSDGTGIGLYLVDTLVDIYGGEVWVEDGAPTGSVFVVELPKVEPPE from the coding sequence ATGAACCTCTCCGGGACTGCCCTCCAGGCGGTGATCGACCAGAGTCCGGACGGTCTCGTCGTCCTCGGACGGGAGGCTGGCCGGGTGGAGGACTGTAACTCGCGGTTCGCCGATCTCGTCGGGTCGGAGTGTCAGTCCCTCCGCGGGCGCGCACTGGCGGAGATCGTCGAACAGCGGAGCAGCCCGTCGTCCAGCCTGTTCGGCGAGCTCCAGGCGCTTGCTGACTCGGGAGCGACGACCGGATGGGTACTCCGGACGGACGCCGGTGGTGCGGTGTCCGTCGAGGTCCGGGTCGCTGCTGTCGAGGCTACCGCCGGTGAGGACCCACGCTACTTCGTCGTGAGGACCACAGCGACGACGGACACCGAGGCGATGTCCCGGAAGCTCCAGGCGATCGACACCGCGCCCATCGGTATCAGTCTCTCGGACCCCGGACAGCCCGACAACCCGCTCGTCTACGTCAACGAGGGCTTCGAGGAGCTCACCGGCTACAGTGAGAGCGACGTCGTTGGCCGGAACTGTCGATTCCTGCAGGGCGAAGGGACCGCTCGCGAGCCCGCCGCTCGACTTCGAAGGGGTATCGATGCCGAGGAGCCGGTGACCGTCGAGCTGCGGAACTACCGGCAGGACGGCAGCGAGTTCTGGAACCGGGTCACGGTCGCGCCGGTCCGGTCGGACGACGGTACGGTGTCGAGCTTCGTCGGCTTCCAGCAGGACATCACGGAGCAGAAACGGTACGAACAGCAGCTCGGACTGACCTCCGAACTCCTCGAGACGGTCCCGAGTGGCGTGTTCAGAACGACCCCTGACCCGGAAGGGACGTTCGAGTACCTGAATCCCGGACTGGTCTCGCTGCTGGGAGCGGAGTCGGACGATCAACTCGCCGGGCGGAGCGTCGTGGAGTTCTACGCGGAGCCGAGCGACCGCGAGGATCTCATAGCCGCACTCTACGACGCGGACTCCAACCAGGTCAAGCGAGAGGAGCAACTGCTGACCGTCGACGGTGAGACCATCGACGTCGCCGTGACGGCGTCGCTCTATCAGGACGACGACGGGACGGACCACATCCACAAGGTTGCACAGGACATCACGGAGCGAAAGGAGTACGAACGCCGACTGGAAGCCCAGCGTGACGACCTCGAGATGCTGAACGAGATACTCCGCCACGACATCCGGAACGACCTGCAACTCGTGACGGCGTACGCGGAGTCACTCGCGAGTCACGTCGACGACTCGGGGATGGAACTGCTCCGGACGGTTCAGGAGACCGCGAGCCACGCGGTCGAGCTGACGCTGACGGCGCGGAACATGTCCGAGGTGATGCTCTCGGCGGAGGAGAACACCGAGCCGGTCGACCTCCAGCGGACGCTCGAACGGGCGGTCGAGGACGCCAGGACGGAGTATACGGACGCGGAGGTCACGCTGGAGGAGTCGGTCCCGCGGGTCTCCGTTGAGGGCAACGACCTCCTCGGGTCGGTGTTCCGGAATCTCCTCGCGAACGCCGTCGAACACAACGCGAAGGTCGTGCCGGAGGTCCACGTGTCGGTCACGGAGCGAGCGGAGGCCGTGAGGGTCAACGTCGCGGACGACGGGCCGGGAATCCCTGACGACCGGAAGGATGCGGTTTTCGGGAAAGGAGAGAAAGGGTTGGGCAGCGACGGGACGGGGATCGGGCTCTACCTGGTGGACACCCTCGTCGACATTTACGGTGGTGAGGTCTGGGTCGAAGACGGTGCGCCCACCGGCTCGGTGTTCGTCGTCGAACTGCCGAAGGTGGAGCCACCGGAGTGA
- a CDS encoding glucose 1-dehydrogenase, protein MNGIDGGVALVSGAASGIGRATAKRFAEEGASVVAADIDVEGGEETVSRIEADGGEATFVETDVTDEGDLATAVETAVETYGGLDFAFNNAGIEGDQVGFAEQDDANWNRVLDINLNGVFYAMREEIPAMLEGGGGAIVNTSSIAGILGFPNLSPYVASKHGVVGLTRTAAVEFSSDGLRVNAVLPGVIDTPMVARSGEEDPESMEATVAAIPADRLGQPEEIAAAVVWLCSEDASYVTGQPLPVDGGYSVQ, encoded by the coding sequence ATGAACGGTATCGACGGCGGAGTCGCGTTGGTCTCCGGTGCGGCCTCGGGAATCGGGCGCGCGACTGCCAAGCGGTTCGCGGAAGAGGGGGCGAGCGTCGTCGCGGCCGATATAGACGTAGAGGGCGGCGAAGAGACCGTTTCCCGGATCGAGGCCGATGGGGGCGAGGCCACGTTCGTGGAGACGGACGTCACGGACGAAGGCGACCTCGCCACCGCGGTCGAAACGGCCGTCGAAACGTACGGTGGGCTCGACTTCGCGTTCAACAACGCGGGTATCGAGGGCGACCAGGTCGGCTTCGCCGAACAGGACGACGCGAACTGGAACCGGGTCCTCGATATCAACCTCAACGGGGTGTTCTACGCGATGCGAGAGGAGATCCCGGCCATGCTGGAGGGCGGTGGCGGGGCCATCGTGAACACGTCCTCGATCGCTGGCATTCTCGGGTTCCCCAATCTGAGCCCGTACGTCGCAAGCAAGCACGGCGTCGTCGGACTGACGAGGACCGCGGCCGTCGAATTCAGCAGCGACGGCCTCCGGGTGAACGCGGTGCTACCGGGCGTCATCGACACGCCCATGGTCGCCCGCTCTGGCGAAGAGGACCCTGAGTCGATGGAGGCGACGGTCGCCGCGATCCCCGCAGACAGACTGGGTCAGCCGGAGGAGATCGCTGCCGCAGTCGTCTGGCTCTGCTCCGAGGACGCGTCGTACGTGACCGGGCAGCCACTCCCCGTCGACGGGGGCTACTCGGTCCAGTAG